The Streptomyces sp. NBC_00670 genome window below encodes:
- a CDS encoding ABC transporter ATP-binding protein, producing MAELSKNDERQDATPNVSKVETADTHSEAESVAALEAPVGRGEPILQVRDLKKHFPLTQGILFKRQIGAVKAVDGVSFDLYQGETLGIVGESGCGKSTVAKLLMNLERATAGEVFYKGQDITKLSGRALTAVRRNIQMVFQDPYTSLNPRMTVGDIIGEPFDIHPEAAPKGDRRRRVRELLDVVGLNPEYINRYPHQFSGGQRQRIGIARGLALNPEIIICDEPVSALDVSVQAQVINLMERLQDEFNLSYIFIAHDLSIVRHISDRVGVMYLGRMAEIGTDEQIYEHPTHPYTQALLSAVPVPDPEEREGRERIILTGDVPSPANPPSGCRFRTRCWKAQDKCAEQEPLLAIPERFKGTTTPAAHESACHFAEEKDIVGAA from the coding sequence ATGGCTGAGCTCAGCAAGAACGACGAGCGGCAGGACGCCACGCCGAACGTCTCCAAGGTCGAGACGGCGGACACGCACTCCGAGGCGGAGTCCGTCGCCGCGCTCGAGGCACCCGTCGGCCGCGGCGAGCCGATCCTTCAGGTGCGGGACCTGAAGAAGCACTTCCCGCTGACCCAGGGCATCCTGTTCAAGCGGCAGATCGGCGCGGTCAAGGCCGTCGACGGCGTCTCCTTCGACCTGTACCAGGGCGAGACGCTGGGCATCGTGGGCGAGTCCGGCTGCGGCAAGTCGACGGTCGCCAAGCTCCTGATGAACCTGGAGCGGGCCACGGCCGGCGAGGTCTTCTACAAGGGCCAGGACATCACCAAGCTGTCGGGCCGCGCGCTGACCGCCGTGCGCCGCAACATCCAGATGGTGTTCCAGGACCCGTACACCTCGCTCAACCCCCGTATGACGGTGGGTGACATCATCGGGGAGCCCTTCGACATCCACCCGGAGGCGGCACCCAAGGGCGACCGCCGCCGCCGGGTGCGCGAGCTCCTGGACGTCGTCGGCCTCAACCCCGAGTACATCAACCGCTACCCGCACCAGTTCTCCGGCGGTCAGCGCCAGCGCATCGGCATCGCCCGCGGCCTCGCGCTCAACCCGGAGATCATCATCTGCGACGAGCCGGTCTCCGCGCTGGACGTGTCCGTCCAGGCGCAGGTCATCAACCTGATGGAGCGACTGCAGGACGAGTTCAACCTGTCCTACATCTTCATCGCGCACGACCTGTCGATCGTCCGGCACATCTCGGACCGGGTGGGCGTGATGTACCTCGGCCGGATGGCCGAGATCGGCACGGACGAGCAGATCTACGAGCACCCGACGCACCCCTACACGCAGGCGCTGCTCTCCGCGGTGCCCGTGCCGGACCCCGAGGAGCGCGAGGGCCGCGAGCGGATCATCCTCACCGGCGACGTCCCCTCACCGGCCAACCCGCCCTCCGGCTGCCGCTTCCGCACCCGCTGCTGGAAGGCCCAGGACAAGTGCGCCGAGCAGGAACCGCTGCTCGCGATCCCCGAACGCTTCAAGGGCACGACCACCCCGGCAGCCCACGAGTCGGCCTGCCACTTCGCCGAGGAAAAGGACATCGTCGGCGCGGCTTGA